Proteins co-encoded in one Diaminobutyricimonas sp. LJ205 genomic window:
- a CDS encoding FMN-binding protein, giving the protein MITARSSLATVAGLSMIGVLAGCTASDATTGSLGAENDYVDGDYTASGSYVSPNGEETIDVTLSLEAGTVTAVEVTPNPTNPNTEMFQGQFAGGIAAQVVGRHIDELDVDKVAGSSLTSGGFNDALEQIKADAAA; this is encoded by the coding sequence TTGATCACTGCCCGCAGCTCGCTCGCAACCGTGGCCGGCCTCTCGATGATCGGGGTATTGGCTGGATGCACGGCATCCGACGCGACGACCGGAAGTCTTGGGGCGGAGAACGACTATGTCGACGGCGACTACACGGCGTCGGGCAGCTATGTGTCGCCGAACGGCGAGGAAACCATTGACGTCACCCTCAGCCTCGAGGCCGGGACCGTCACCGCGGTTGAGGTGACTCCGAACCCGACCAACCCGAACACCGAGATGTTCCAGGGCCAGTTTGCGGGCGGCATCGCCGCGCAAGTCGTCGGCAGGCACATCGACGAATTGGACGTCGACAAGGTCGCCGGCTCGAGCCTGACCAGCGGTGGCTTCAACGACGCCCTCGAGCAGATCAAGGCCGATGCCGCCGCATAG
- a CDS encoding FAD:protein FMN transferase, with amino-acid sequence MPPHSLRFEAIGTGWQIDTAAPLSDEIVAAIHQRIDDYDRAWSRFRSDSLVSRMAREPGQWRLPSEAAPLLELYRRLYTATDGAVSPLVGDSLVALGYDRSYSLRSTGPTPATRWEDAIAWDGEQLTCLKPVTIDVGAAGKGQLVDLVGALLAETDAGGFTVDASGDLLHSGPTSLRVALEHPLDASLAVGVVELGTRALCASAANRRTWGDRLHHILDATTGLPTRRVLATWVIADAALIADGLATALFFAEPERLHGFEFEYVRMFDDGRLDWSPGLQGEVFA; translated from the coding sequence ATGCCGCCGCATAGCCTGCGCTTCGAGGCCATCGGCACCGGATGGCAGATCGACACTGCCGCGCCGCTTTCAGACGAGATCGTTGCGGCGATCCACCAGCGGATCGACGACTACGACCGTGCCTGGTCCCGGTTCCGTAGCGACTCACTGGTCAGCCGCATGGCGCGGGAGCCCGGCCAGTGGCGACTCCCGTCCGAGGCGGCACCGTTGCTCGAGCTCTACCGTCGCCTCTACACGGCCACGGACGGCGCGGTCAGCCCACTGGTCGGCGACTCGCTCGTCGCCCTCGGCTACGACCGCAGCTACTCGCTGCGCTCCACCGGACCCACCCCCGCGACCCGTTGGGAAGACGCCATCGCCTGGGACGGTGAGCAGCTCACCTGCCTGAAACCGGTGACCATCGACGTGGGCGCGGCCGGCAAGGGCCAGCTGGTAGACCTGGTCGGCGCGCTGCTGGCCGAAACGGATGCCGGGGGCTTCACCGTCGACGCCTCGGGCGACTTGCTGCACTCGGGTCCGACCTCGCTGCGAGTTGCCCTCGAGCATCCCCTTGATGCGTCGCTGGCCGTTGGTGTCGTCGAGCTCGGCACACGCGCGCTGTGCGCATCGGCGGCGAACCGGCGCACTTGGGGCGATCGGTTGCACCACATTCTGGATGCGACCACCGGGTTGCCCACGCGGCGGGTGCTTGCCACCTGGGTCATCGCCGACGCCGCGCTCATCGCTGATGGCCTGGCCACGGCGCTATTCTTCGCAGAGCCGGAGCGGCTGCACGGGTTCGAGTTCGAGTACGTGCGCATGTTCGACGACGGGCGGCTGGACTGGTCTCCCGGACTTCAGGGGGAGGTATTCGCGTGA
- a CDS encoding FAD-dependent oxidoreductase: MTTSARALLDRFTGRISMYLLILVILSVLAVVAFVLALTGELGFDPLAMLASAAVLIVATTASGWLLARLFRTRAHLQSSLISALLLFFLFFPTTALPQLGSLALAGVIASVSKYVLAVGGRHVFNPAAIAAFVVTIFTGLNASVWWVATAWLLPFAAIGAFLVLWRTRKLLLGVAFTVVAAMITVTRLVDFGTDPGTALVTAFTSYPIVFLAGFMLSEPLTLPPRRWQQVLIAVVVAVVFAVPFNIGGLYNTPELALLVGNLIAFFFGQRHGLPLEFLGRRQLTPTSWEFSFKPRRAARFTPGQYLELFLPHRADLRGSRRLFSITSATPEEITIGVKISEPASSFKLALQDLAPGEIVRSTGVGGDFVLPRDESMKVLLVAGGIGVTPFVSQLSAGPRRNAVLVYSVSSADELAFAPKLAASGARVLVIAPERFAALPDGWEYLGPGHLTADRLRQAVPDVAERAAYVSGSPAFVDGIRRVVRAAGARRLRTDLFAGY, translated from the coding sequence GTGACCACGAGCGCGAGGGCATTGCTCGATCGGTTCACCGGCCGGATCTCGATGTACCTGCTTATCCTGGTGATCCTCAGCGTGCTGGCCGTGGTCGCCTTCGTGCTGGCGCTCACCGGAGAACTCGGCTTCGATCCACTGGCGATGCTGGCCAGTGCGGCCGTCCTGATCGTGGCGACCACGGCATCCGGATGGCTGCTCGCCCGCCTCTTCCGCACCCGCGCGCACCTGCAGTCGTCGCTCATCTCCGCGCTGCTGTTGTTCTTCCTGTTCTTCCCCACCACCGCCCTCCCTCAGCTCGGGTCCCTGGCGCTGGCCGGCGTCATCGCGAGCGTCTCGAAATACGTGCTTGCGGTCGGCGGTCGACACGTGTTCAACCCGGCGGCGATCGCCGCCTTCGTGGTCACCATCTTCACCGGGCTGAACGCGAGCGTGTGGTGGGTCGCGACCGCCTGGCTGCTGCCGTTCGCGGCGATCGGGGCGTTCCTCGTGCTGTGGCGCACCCGCAAACTGCTGCTCGGTGTGGCCTTCACCGTCGTCGCCGCCATGATCACGGTGACGCGGCTGGTCGATTTCGGCACTGATCCGGGCACCGCGCTGGTCACGGCCTTCACGAGTTACCCGATCGTCTTCCTGGCCGGCTTCATGCTCAGCGAACCGTTGACCTTGCCGCCGCGGCGGTGGCAGCAGGTTCTCATCGCTGTCGTCGTCGCGGTGGTGTTCGCCGTGCCGTTCAATATCGGCGGGCTCTACAACACCCCGGAACTGGCCCTGCTGGTCGGCAACCTGATCGCCTTCTTCTTCGGCCAGCGGCACGGCCTGCCACTGGAGTTCCTGGGCCGCAGGCAGCTGACGCCGACCTCGTGGGAGTTCTCGTTCAAGCCCAGGCGCGCAGCCCGATTCACGCCGGGCCAGTACCTCGAACTGTTCCTGCCGCACCGTGCCGATCTGCGTGGTTCCCGCCGCCTGTTCAGCATCACCTCGGCGACTCCGGAAGAGATCACCATCGGCGTGAAAATCAGCGAGCCGGCGTCCAGCTTCAAGCTGGCGCTCCAGGACCTCGCGCCGGGCGAGATCGTTCGCTCCACCGGCGTCGGCGGCGACTTCGTGCTGCCCCGAGACGAGTCGATGAAGGTGCTGCTGGTCGCCGGCGGGATCGGTGTCACGCCGTTCGTCAGCCAGCTCAGCGCCGGCCCGCGACGCAACGCCGTGCTGGTGTACTCGGTGTCCTCGGCTGACGAGCTGGCGTTTGCGCCGAAGCTGGCAGCATCCGGTGCGCGTGTCCTGGTAATCGCGCCGGAGCGATTTGCGGCCCTGCCCGACGGCTGGGAGTACCTCGGCCCCGGACATCTGACCGCGGACCGGCTGCGGCAGGCGGTTCCGGATGTCGCGGAGCGCGCCGCGTATGTCTCGGGTTCGCCCGCCTTCGTCGACGGCATCCGCCGAGTGGTCCGTGCGGCCGGTGCCCGGCGCCTGCGCACCGACCTGTTCGCCGGGTACTGA
- a CDS encoding Hsp20/alpha crystallin family protein yields MATYFDPFRELDRVAGTLLDRSPRVMPMDLYREGDHYVLTADLPGVDPGSVDVDVDGQLLTIRAERTVRSQEGVKWITRERMGGSFLRQLTLGDGIDREKISAHYDNGVLSVMIPVSEKAKPRKVEVMQANKPAQSEITVE; encoded by the coding sequence ATGGCCACCTACTTTGACCCATTCCGTGAGCTGGACCGCGTCGCCGGCACCCTGCTTGACCGCAGCCCCCGCGTGATGCCCATGGACCTCTACCGTGAGGGAGACCACTACGTCCTCACCGCCGACCTTCCGGGCGTCGACCCGGGCTCCGTCGACGTGGACGTTGACGGCCAGCTGCTGACCATCCGCGCCGAGCGCACGGTGCGCAGCCAGGAAGGCGTCAAGTGGATCACCCGCGAGCGCATGGGCGGTTCGTTCCTGCGCCAGCTGACCCTTGGCGACGGCATCGACCGCGAGAAGATCAGCGCGCACTATGACAACGGCGTGCTGAGCGTCATGATCCCGGTCAGCGAGAAGGCAAAGCCGCGCAAGGTCGAGGTCATGCAGGCGAACAAGCCAGCGCAGTCGGAGATCACGGTCGAGTAA
- a CDS encoding NADP-dependent isocitrate dehydrogenase yields the protein MAKIKVEGTVVELDGDEMTRIIWQKIKDSLIFPYLDINLEYYDLGIQHRDETDDQVTIDAAHAIQKHGVGVKCATITPDEARVEEFGLKKMWKSPNGTIRNILGGVIFREPIIISNIPRLVPGWNKPIIIGRHAFGDQYRATDFTFKGKGTLTVEFTPEDGSEPQKFEVYQAPSDGIAQVQYNLDASIRDFARASLNYGLTRNYPVYLSTKNTILKAYDGRFKDIFQEIFDAEFKEAFDAAGLTYEHRLIDDMVASAMKWEGGYVWACKNYDGDVQSDTVAQGFGSLGLMTSVLATPDGKVVEAEAAHGTVTRHYRQHQQGKPTSTNPIASIFAWTRGLNHRGKLDNNQELIEFAATLEDVVIKTVESGAMTKDLALLVGPEQTWQTTEEFLVTLDENLKARLA from the coding sequence GTGGCAAAGATCAAGGTCGAAGGCACCGTCGTCGAGCTCGACGGCGACGAAATGACGCGCATCATCTGGCAGAAGATCAAGGACAGCCTGATCTTCCCGTACCTGGACATCAACCTCGAGTACTACGACCTCGGGATCCAGCACCGTGACGAGACCGACGACCAGGTCACCATCGACGCGGCGCACGCCATCCAGAAGCACGGCGTCGGCGTCAAGTGCGCGACGATCACCCCCGACGAGGCCCGCGTCGAGGAGTTCGGCCTGAAGAAGATGTGGAAGAGCCCGAACGGCACCATCCGCAACATCCTCGGCGGCGTCATCTTCCGCGAGCCGATCATCATCTCCAACATCCCGCGCCTGGTTCCCGGCTGGAACAAGCCGATCATCATCGGCCGTCACGCGTTCGGTGACCAGTACCGCGCCACCGACTTCACCTTCAAGGGCAAGGGAACTCTCACCGTCGAGTTCACCCCTGAGGACGGCTCGGAGCCGCAGAAGTTCGAGGTCTATCAGGCCCCGAGCGATGGCATCGCGCAGGTGCAGTACAACCTCGACGCCTCGATCCGCGACTTCGCCCGCGCTTCGCTGAACTACGGGTTGACCCGCAACTACCCGGTCTACCTGTCGACGAAGAACACCATCCTGAAGGCCTACGACGGCCGCTTCAAGGACATCTTCCAGGAGATCTTCGACGCCGAGTTCAAGGAGGCGTTCGACGCCGCCGGTCTCACCTACGAGCACCGCCTCATCGACGACATGGTCGCCTCGGCCATGAAGTGGGAGGGCGGCTACGTCTGGGCCTGCAAGAACTACGACGGCGACGTGCAGTCGGACACCGTCGCGCAGGGCTTCGGCTCGCTCGGTCTGATGACCTCGGTGCTGGCCACGCCGGACGGCAAGGTCGTCGAGGCGGAGGCTGCGCACGGCACCGTGACCCGTCACTACCGCCAGCACCAGCAGGGCAAGCCCACCTCGACCAACCCGATCGCGTCGATCTTCGCGTGGACCCGTGGCCTCAACCACCGCGGCAAGCTCGATAACAACCAGGAGCTCATCGAGTTCGCGGCGACCCTCGAGGACGTTGTCATTAAGACGGTCGAGTCCGGCGCGATGACCAAGGACCTCGCACTGCTGGTCGGCCCGGAGCAGACCTGGCAGACCACCGAGGAGTTCCTCGTCACGCTCGACGAGAACCTCAAGGCACGTCTGGCGTAA
- a CDS encoding GNAT family N-acetyltransferase, which produces MGELRLEELSAKNIVAANSLTLRPGQEAFVVPTSYAIADAYINPATTWPRVVLDGDEVVGFIRGNFDPDAEQEYFRSCVWRIHVAADAQGAGIGTFAVLALADEARRRGYSHLNAIWDSGEHGPESFFRTVGFEVVGETAYGEKIGAFAL; this is translated from the coding sequence ATGGGCGAGCTGAGACTGGAAGAACTGTCCGCCAAGAACATCGTGGCTGCGAACAGCCTGACGTTACGGCCCGGGCAGGAGGCGTTCGTGGTTCCGACCTCGTACGCCATCGCCGATGCCTACATCAACCCGGCGACGACCTGGCCGCGGGTGGTGCTGGACGGCGACGAGGTGGTCGGGTTCATCCGCGGCAATTTCGATCCGGATGCCGAGCAGGAGTACTTCCGCAGCTGTGTCTGGCGCATCCATGTCGCCGCGGACGCTCAGGGAGCCGGCATCGGCACGTTCGCGGTGCTCGCCCTGGCCGATGAAGCACGCCGCCGCGGGTACTCACATTTGAACGCAATCTGGGATTCCGGGGAGCACGGACCGGAGTCGTTCTTTCGTACTGTGGGCTTCGAAGTTGTCGGCGAAACGGCGTATGGCGAGAAAATTGGCGCTTTCGCCCTCTAG
- a CDS encoding MGMT family protein, which produces MAESTGFTIRVIEITVSIPAGRTLGISKVAEMLDSDTGAIGTVLREYKDSGVPWWRITDDEGIPVFGAEFSARALEQYLTEGTPIRPSSSELGFAVALDVATPEPQAVSNLEAALADPAADIPAEQVSNFDVTAQPVPAQPVSAQDAAAANPFDALLRGSDAGKGSDNEAAPHHQG; this is translated from the coding sequence ATGGCTGAATCAACAGGTTTTACGATTCGGGTGATCGAAATCACCGTCTCCATCCCTGCCGGGCGCACGCTCGGCATCTCCAAGGTGGCGGAAATGCTCGACAGCGACACCGGCGCGATCGGCACGGTGCTCCGCGAGTACAAGGACTCCGGTGTGCCGTGGTGGCGCATCACCGACGACGAGGGCATCCCGGTGTTCGGCGCTGAGTTCAGCGCACGGGCCCTTGAGCAGTACCTGACCGAGGGCACCCCGATTCGGCCGTCCTCGTCAGAGCTCGGTTTCGCGGTGGCACTGGATGTCGCGACGCCCGAGCCGCAGGCGGTCAGCAACCTGGAGGCCGCCCTGGCCGACCCGGCTGCGGACATCCCTGCCGAACAGGTCTCGAACTTCGATGTCACCGCTCAGCCGGTCCCTGCTCAGCCGGTTTCCGCTCAGGACGCCGCTGCGGCTAATCCGTTCGACGCCCTCCTCCGGGGCAGCGACGCAGGCAAGGGCAGCGACAACGAGGCAGCTCCGCACCACCAGGGATGA
- a CDS encoding MGMT family protein, translating into MIPDADDFTSAVLDVVDSIPAGRVMTYGDVAAVLGSRAARGVGRVMAQHGDNIPWWRVVHATGRITDGLEQRALSHFRSEGTPLIETDYGYRVDLRQARYLP; encoded by the coding sequence ATGATTCCCGACGCCGACGACTTCACCTCAGCGGTACTGGACGTCGTCGACAGCATCCCCGCCGGACGGGTGATGACCTATGGCGATGTCGCGGCGGTTCTCGGATCCCGAGCAGCGCGCGGCGTCGGTCGGGTGATGGCCCAACACGGTGACAACATTCCCTGGTGGCGCGTTGTGCACGCCACCGGTCGCATCACCGACGGCCTCGAGCAGCGGGCGCTCAGCCATTTCCGCTCCGAGGGCACGCCGCTGATCGAGACCGACTACGGCTATCGCGTAGACCTGCGTCAGGCCCGCTATCTGCCGTGA
- a CDS encoding ABC transporter ATP-binding protein — translation MSVIGVEGEERHDLTKAESRHVRDRSLKLLGSLMRPLRGTLWLTAAVILISTIAQVAGPMLIAIGINQGLPAVLEQDWFPLALTVGAYLLTGVIGAVLVAWYTVLTARISQAMLFDLRKRVFLHTQRLSLEFHESYTSGRIISRQTSDLEAIKELLGEGLNQLVQGALYMVLIAVAMFIADWVSGLILLGALVPLFALTRWFQVRSQRLFRRTRTASASMIVQFVESMTGIRAVKAFRKEQRNEKEFGDLVEDYRDVNAKTIQVFGIYDPGLILIGNVTVAVVLLVGAFRVLDGSLDIGFLLAALLYTRNFFAPAQEMAMFYNSYQSAAAALEKISGVLEELPSVPDPSKPVDLWAAKGQVRFEGVEFAYKQGRPVLPRFDLEIPAGQTIALVGTTGAGKSTLAKLISRFYDPSTGAVTLDDVDLRRLHPKDLRRAIVMVTQEAYLFSGSVADNIALGKPDATLDEIMAAARAVGAHEFISALPDGYDTDVNKRGGRVSAGQRQLLSFARAFLADPSVLILDEATASLDIPSERLVQEGLQTLLADRTAVIIAHRLSTVAIADRVLVMEHGRIIEDGTPEELIAGEGKFSRLHAAWRESLV, via the coding sequence ATGAGCGTCATCGGAGTTGAAGGCGAAGAACGACACGACCTGACCAAGGCGGAGAGCCGACACGTGCGGGACCGTTCGCTGAAACTGCTCGGCTCACTGATGCGGCCGCTGCGCGGCACGCTCTGGCTCACGGCTGCGGTGATCCTGATCAGCACGATCGCCCAGGTCGCCGGCCCGATGTTGATAGCGATCGGCATCAACCAGGGCCTGCCAGCCGTGCTCGAGCAAGACTGGTTCCCGCTTGCCCTGACCGTCGGGGCCTACCTGCTCACCGGCGTCATCGGAGCGGTGCTGGTCGCCTGGTACACCGTGCTCACCGCGCGCATCAGCCAGGCCATGCTGTTCGACCTGCGCAAGCGGGTGTTCCTGCACACGCAGCGGCTGAGTCTCGAATTCCACGAGAGCTACACGTCCGGCCGGATCATCTCCCGGCAGACCAGCGACCTGGAGGCGATCAAGGAGCTGCTGGGCGAGGGGCTGAACCAGCTCGTCCAGGGCGCGCTGTACATGGTGCTCATCGCCGTTGCCATGTTCATCGCGGACTGGGTCAGCGGGCTCATCCTGCTCGGCGCGCTGGTGCCGCTCTTCGCGCTGACTCGGTGGTTCCAGGTGCGCTCGCAGAGGCTGTTCCGGCGCACCCGGACCGCATCCGCCTCGATGATCGTGCAGTTTGTCGAGAGCATGACGGGTATTCGCGCGGTCAAGGCGTTCCGCAAGGAACAGCGCAACGAGAAGGAGTTCGGCGACCTCGTCGAGGACTACCGAGACGTCAATGCGAAGACCATCCAGGTGTTCGGTATTTACGATCCCGGTCTCATCCTGATCGGCAACGTGACCGTCGCGGTCGTGCTGCTGGTGGGCGCGTTCCGGGTACTCGACGGGTCGCTGGACATCGGCTTCCTGCTCGCTGCGCTGCTCTACACGCGCAACTTCTTCGCGCCGGCGCAGGAGATGGCGATGTTCTACAACTCCTACCAGTCGGCGGCGGCGGCGCTCGAGAAGATCTCCGGCGTGCTCGAGGAGCTGCCGAGCGTGCCCGATCCCAGCAAGCCCGTCGACCTGTGGGCGGCGAAGGGACAGGTCCGGTTCGAGGGTGTCGAGTTCGCTTATAAGCAAGGCCGCCCGGTGCTGCCTCGGTTCGACCTGGAGATTCCTGCCGGGCAGACCATCGCCCTGGTCGGCACCACCGGCGCTGGCAAGTCCACGCTCGCCAAGCTGATCTCCCGGTTCTACGACCCGAGCACGGGGGCGGTGACCCTTGACGACGTCGACCTGCGCCGACTGCATCCGAAGGACCTGCGCCGCGCGATCGTCATGGTCACCCAAGAGGCGTACCTGTTCAGCGGGTCGGTGGCCGACAACATCGCGCTGGGCAAGCCGGATGCCACCCTCGACGAGATCATGGCGGCGGCCAGGGCTGTCGGAGCGCACGAGTTCATCTCGGCACTCCCGGACGGCTACGACACCGACGTGAACAAGCGCGGAGGCCGCGTCTCAGCCGGCCAACGGCAGCTGCTCTCGTTCGCGCGTGCGTTCCTCGCCGACCCGAGCGTGCTGATCCTCGACGAGGCCACTGCGTCCCTCGACATCCCGAGCGAACGGCTTGTGCAGGAAGGCCTGCAGACGCTGCTCGCCGACCGCACCGCGGTCATCATCGCGCATCGGTTGTCGACCGTGGCGATCGCCGACCGGGTGCTCGTGATGGAGCACGGACGGATCATCGAGGACGGCACTCCCGAGGAACTGATCGCCGGAGAGGGCAAGTTCTCGAGGCTGCACGCCGCCTGGCGTGAATCGCTCGTCTAG
- a CDS encoding ABC transporter ATP-binding protein has product MPRIYLGMIAALLGAVVALLIPQVLRDLVNGSLSEGDATAIWPAVGLVLALGVLEAIMVALRRWFVLTPGTHVEARMRNHLYQRLQDLPVAFHDRWPSGQLLSRMVSDLGLIRRWLSFGLVLLVVNSVTVVIGFVFLVNINWILGVLFMVCSIPLWIYGYLFENKYSAVTRRSQDQAGDLATAVEESVHGIRVLKAFGRGKHALERFSRQAETLRGTEIEKARAIAGIWLWLLLVPDVTFALALLGGGVLFVAGQLTIGDLVGFFATATVLRWPVESIGFLLSMTFDTRTAVDRYFEVMDERNEITDPEHPATIADPRGRLVFENVHFRYQDSPAQYADLLDGIDLELEPGETMALVGLTGSGKTTLTALASRLYDVTGGQVLLDGVDIRDLSLDELRTHVAMAFEDATLFSASVRDNVMLGRPEGSDQELQRALEIAQAGFVHDLPEGVDTKVGEEGMSLSGGQRQRLALARAVAARPAVLVLDDPLSALDVDTEALVEAALREVLASTTALIVAHRPSTVQLADRVAVLERGRITAVGTHSELLATSEHYRFIISSLEDEQDVAKVEVGA; this is encoded by the coding sequence ATGCCGCGCATCTACCTCGGCATGATCGCCGCGCTGCTCGGCGCAGTCGTCGCGCTGCTGATCCCGCAAGTGCTGCGCGACCTGGTCAACGGGTCGCTCAGCGAAGGCGACGCCACGGCGATCTGGCCGGCAGTCGGCCTCGTCCTCGCCCTTGGTGTGCTCGAGGCCATCATGGTCGCGCTGAGGCGCTGGTTCGTGCTCACTCCCGGCACCCACGTCGAGGCGCGCATGCGCAACCACCTGTATCAGCGCTTGCAGGATCTGCCGGTGGCCTTCCACGACCGCTGGCCGAGCGGCCAGCTGCTGTCGCGCATGGTGAGCGACCTCGGTCTGATCCGTCGCTGGCTGTCGTTCGGCCTGGTGCTGCTGGTGGTCAACTCGGTCACCGTGGTGATCGGCTTCGTCTTCCTGGTGAACATCAACTGGATCCTCGGCGTGCTGTTCATGGTCTGCTCGATCCCGCTCTGGATCTACGGCTACCTCTTCGAGAACAAGTACTCCGCGGTCACCCGCCGCAGCCAGGACCAGGCGGGCGACCTGGCCACCGCGGTCGAGGAATCGGTACACGGCATCCGTGTGCTCAAAGCGTTCGGTCGCGGCAAGCACGCACTGGAGCGGTTCAGCCGCCAAGCGGAGACCCTGCGCGGCACCGAGATTGAGAAGGCGCGCGCGATCGCTGGCATCTGGTTGTGGCTGCTGCTGGTTCCGGATGTCACCTTCGCCCTGGCCCTGCTCGGAGGCGGAGTTCTCTTCGTCGCCGGGCAGCTCACCATCGGTGACCTGGTGGGTTTCTTCGCCACGGCAACAGTGCTGCGCTGGCCAGTCGAATCGATCGGCTTCCTGCTCTCGATGACCTTCGACACGCGCACCGCGGTGGACCGTTACTTCGAGGTGATGGACGAGCGCAACGAGATCACCGATCCGGAGCATCCGGCCACCATCGCCGACCCGCGCGGCCGACTCGTCTTCGAGAACGTGCACTTCCGTTACCAGGACTCACCGGCGCAGTACGCCGACCTGCTCGACGGCATCGACCTCGAATTGGAACCAGGCGAGACCATGGCACTGGTCGGCCTCACCGGATCGGGCAAGACAACGCTTACCGCGCTGGCCTCGCGGCTGTATGACGTGACCGGTGGGCAGGTGCTGTTGGACGGGGTCGACATCCGTGACCTCAGCCTTGACGAACTACGCACCCACGTGGCGATGGCGTTCGAGGACGCGACGTTGTTCTCGGCGTCGGTTCGGGACAACGTGATGCTGGGCAGGCCGGAGGGCTCGGACCAGGAGCTGCAGCGCGCGCTCGAGATCGCGCAGGCCGGGTTCGTGCATGACCTGCCCGAGGGGGTGGACACGAAGGTCGGTGAGGAGGGCATGAGCCTGTCCGGTGGCCAGCGCCAGCGACTCGCGCTCGCCCGCGCGGTCGCGGCGCGGCCGGCCGTGCTCGTGCTCGATGACCCGCTGTCGGCGTTGGATGTCGACACCGAGGCGCTCGTCGAAGCCGCGTTGCGCGAGGTGCTCGCGTCGACGACGGCGTTGATCGTTGCGCACCGACCGTCGACCGTGCAGCTCGCCGACCGGGTTGCCGTGCTCGAACGCGGTCGGATCACCGCGGTCGGCACCCATTCCGAGTTGCTCGCCACCAGTGAGCACTACCGGTTCATCATCTCCTCGCTTGAGGACGAGCAGGATGTTGCGAAGGTCGAGGTCGGCGCATGA